In the genome of Bacillus sp. S3, one region contains:
- a CDS encoding M20/M25/M40 family metallo-hydrolase, whose translation MEQLMWGTPEALRRLLCEVVSWKSMTLTEGEREFPLKVRAKLQELAYYKENPNFLSLHDVDLDRHFLTALYKHPDALETIVLISHFDTVNTEEYGDIEEFAYQPEELTKLLLSRMDELPENAQQDLKSGEYLFGRGTMDMKMGLVMHMGLIEKAAAEQWPINLLLLTVPDEEVNSAGMRAAVTKLLELKEVHQLSYSLFLNGEPVFSQEPGDRNYYVYSGSIGKIMPSALFYGKETHVGEPLSGITAPYIASFLTQRMEWNQSLQETVKGETTPLPVTLQQKDLKLEYSVQTPYRAAALYNVFLMERNADEIMRIFETVAADAARACNLAYREVCKAQAVDALREVRVIRYEELQEHAIHKYGPDFVEGVKAAVNKHTEWDDREKSFRIADTLMIECQELAPAMVLLFAPPYYPAVNSSANALVKQCVEYVKKQGLQQFGLDVGQVHYFNGISDLSYVNYQDLEDGWTAFKANTPVWGRSYSIPFAAMAELQAPVLNVGPFGKDAHKRTERLHIKNAFEEVPALVEGMIREVISGNLSTISTCSE comes from the coding sequence ATGGAACAGCTTATGTGGGGAACGCCAGAGGCATTGCGCCGTTTATTGTGTGAAGTGGTGAGTTGGAAGAGTATGACGTTAACAGAGGGAGAGCGTGAATTTCCCTTAAAGGTTCGAGCGAAGCTTCAGGAATTGGCTTATTATAAGGAAAACCCTAATTTTTTGTCTCTTCATGACGTTGATTTGGATCGGCATTTTTTAACGGCTTTGTATAAGCATCCTGATGCATTGGAAACGATTGTTTTGATTAGTCATTTTGATACGGTGAATACTGAAGAATATGGTGACATTGAGGAGTTTGCTTATCAGCCGGAGGAATTAACCAAATTACTTCTAAGCAGAATGGATGAGTTGCCGGAGAATGCCCAACAAGATTTGAAATCGGGTGAGTATTTATTCGGACGCGGTACCATGGATATGAAAATGGGGCTTGTCATGCATATGGGGTTGATCGAAAAAGCAGCTGCTGAACAATGGCCGATTAATCTTCTCCTTTTGACTGTTCCGGATGAAGAAGTCAATTCCGCCGGTATGCGTGCAGCAGTGACTAAACTATTAGAATTAAAAGAAGTGCATCAACTTTCCTATAGCCTTTTCTTAAATGGGGAGCCAGTATTTTCACAAGAACCAGGTGATCGAAATTATTATGTGTATTCCGGTTCAATAGGTAAAATCATGCCATCGGCTCTTTTTTACGGGAAAGAGACACATGTGGGGGAACCTCTAAGTGGAATTACCGCTCCATATATTGCATCATTTTTGACCCAACGGATGGAATGGAATCAGAGTCTACAAGAGACGGTGAAGGGAGAAACAACACCACTGCCGGTTACCCTTCAGCAAAAGGATTTAAAGCTGGAGTATTCGGTTCAAACCCCTTACCGGGCAGCCGCCTTGTATAATGTGTTTTTAATGGAACGAAATGCTGACGAAATCATGCGGATTTTTGAAACTGTTGCGGCAGATGCAGCTAGAGCCTGTAATCTTGCGTATAGGGAGGTTTGTAAAGCACAAGCCGTAGATGCGCTCCGAGAAGTCAGGGTCATACGTTATGAGGAGTTGCAAGAACATGCGATTCATAAATATGGTCCCGATTTTGTGGAGGGTGTCAAAGCGGCGGTAAATAAACATACAGAGTGGGACGACCGGGAAAAGTCATTCCGAATCGCCGATACTCTGATGATTGAGTGTCAAGAACTGGCCCCGGCTATGGTCCTGCTATTTGCGCCGCCATACTACCCTGCGGTTAATTCTTCTGCAAATGCACTGGTTAAGCAGTGTGTTGAATACGTGAAAAAGCAGGGTCTTCAACAATTTGGTTTAGATGTGGGGCAAGTACATTATTTCAATGGTATCAGCGATTTAAGCTATGTAAATTATCAGGACCTGGAGGATGGATGGACGGCCTTCAAAGCAAATACACCAGTATGGGGCCGAAGCTACAGTATCCCATTTGCCGCAATGGCTGAGTTGCAGGCCCCTGTCTTGAATGTTGGTCCATTTGGAAAAGACGCTCACAAACGGACAGAGCGTCTGCATATAAAAAATGCATTTGAGGAAGTCCCTGCTCTTGTCGAAGGGATGATCAGAGAGGTCATTTCCGGTAATCTTTCCACTATTTCCACTTGTTCAGAGTGA